The Deltaproteobacteria bacterium genome window below encodes:
- a CDS encoding acetate--CoA ligase family protein encodes MSLDALFRPESIVVVGASRKPEKVGYGVFANLVQAGFQGEVLGVNPSGGEISGKPVYPSIKEIPGKVDLGVFVVPPDAVIDGIPLLAAKGMRAAIVISAGFKEVGGAGAGRERELRDVARNASVRVLGPNCLGLINTHARLNASFSAGTPPSGAISFFSQSGALCTAILDWAIGENVGFSKFVSLGNQADISQSDVMEYLANDPDTRVILGYVESIEDGMRFLRVSREVTARKPVILVKAGSTAAGARAASSHTGSLAGSDRAYSAAFRQGGILRAETVEDLFDLALGFAMQPMPRGDRLLILTNAGGPGILAADTAEKLGIRLAEVSPELRSRLAARMPATASLGNPVDIIGDAQADRYRDALSEIRNDPSLDAVLVLLTPQAMTEPEGTARAAVRALADSGKTAFASFLGESSVREARKILSEGGIPQYPVPERAVRSFQAMLRYVRIRGGSPQSEAAPGGIRTAQARTALDAALAKGRKTLGEEESREILSAYGFWFPRHVLAQTSEEAVRASEEMRRPVAMKIVSPDILHKTDVGGVRLNLTDREAVADAFVEITSSARRMVPEAWISGVSVQEMVSGGRELILGMSRDPQFGPLLMFGLGGIYVEVLKDVSFRLAPLSRDEAVEMVREIRAYPLLSSFRGSLPADEGGIVDALLRISRLSMDFPEIQELDINPADPVLESVSVKALAEALGAETAYGEDRMETLIERFCVGAMDMDGALRVFRRVPRKAVITGGHRTDIQLAALETDTRCLVLTGGVRPNDLILARAREKGVPILVVQEDTLFAVEKFENLLGRLRIREAEKIRRGVDLVRENVDVPGILEALRKGGTGRR; translated from the coding sequence ATGAGCCTGGACGCGTTATTTCGCCCGGAATCGATCGTCGTCGTCGGCGCCTCCCGGAAACCCGAGAAGGTCGGATACGGGGTGTTCGCCAATCTCGTCCAGGCCGGTTTCCAGGGAGAGGTCCTGGGCGTCAATCCTTCCGGCGGGGAAATCTCAGGCAAGCCGGTTTATCCTTCGATCAAGGAAATCCCCGGCAAGGTCGATCTCGGAGTATTCGTCGTTCCCCCGGACGCTGTAATCGATGGAATCCCCCTGCTGGCGGCGAAGGGGATGCGCGCCGCCATCGTAATCTCCGCCGGCTTCAAGGAAGTCGGCGGAGCGGGAGCGGGCAGGGAACGCGAGCTTCGGGATGTCGCGCGCAATGCTTCGGTCCGGGTGCTCGGCCCCAACTGTCTCGGCTTGATCAATACCCACGCCAGGCTGAACGCTTCGTTCTCCGCGGGGACTCCCCCATCGGGCGCGATCTCGTTCTTCTCGCAATCGGGCGCGCTGTGCACCGCCATACTGGACTGGGCCATCGGCGAGAACGTCGGGTTTTCAAAGTTCGTCAGCCTCGGCAATCAGGCCGATATCTCGCAATCGGACGTCATGGAATACCTCGCGAACGACCCGGATACGCGCGTCATCCTGGGTTACGTCGAGAGCATCGAAGACGGCATGCGGTTCCTTCGCGTTTCACGCGAGGTGACGGCGAGAAAACCGGTAATCCTCGTCAAGGCGGGATCGACCGCCGCCGGCGCCCGGGCCGCATCATCGCACACGGGGAGTCTTGCGGGTTCGGACCGCGCCTATTCCGCCGCGTTTCGCCAGGGCGGGATTCTGCGCGCGGAGACCGTCGAGGACCTGTTCGACCTTGCGCTCGGATTCGCCATGCAGCCCATGCCGCGAGGCGACCGGCTGCTGATCCTGACCAACGCGGGAGGCCCCGGGATCCTTGCGGCCGACACCGCCGAGAAACTCGGCATCCGGCTCGCCGAAGTCTCGCCGGAGCTTCGCTCGCGGCTTGCGGCCAGGATGCCCGCCACGGCAAGCCTCGGCAACCCGGTGGACATCATCGGGGATGCGCAGGCCGACCGGTACCGGGACGCCCTCTCCGAGATCCGGAACGATCCTTCGCTTGACGCCGTCCTGGTGCTGCTGACCCCGCAGGCGATGACGGAGCCGGAAGGAACCGCCCGGGCCGCCGTCCGTGCGCTGGCCGATTCGGGAAAGACCGCGTTCGCATCCTTTCTCGGCGAGTCATCCGTCCGGGAAGCCAGGAAGATCCTGTCCGAAGGAGGAATCCCGCAGTATCCGGTTCCCGAGCGGGCCGTCCGCTCGTTCCAGGCGATGCTTCGCTACGTGAGAATCCGGGGAGGATCGCCGCAGTCGGAAGCGGCGCCGGGCGGGATCCGCACGGCGCAGGCGCGCACCGCGCTAGACGCAGCCCTTGCGAAAGGCAGGAAGACCCTGGGCGAGGAAGAGAGCAGGGAGATCCTTTCGGCTTACGGTTTCTGGTTCCCGAGGCATGTCCTGGCGCAGACGAGCGAGGAAGCCGTGCGCGCGTCCGAGGAGATGAGGCGCCCCGTGGCCATGAAGATCGTTTCCCCGGACATCCTTCACAAGACGGACGTCGGGGGCGTCCGGCTGAACCTGACGGACCGTGAAGCGGTGGCGGACGCTTTCGTGGAGATCACTTCCTCGGCTCGGAGGATGGTTCCCGAGGCGTGGATCTCCGGCGTCTCCGTGCAGGAGATGGTGTCCGGAGGGCGGGAACTGATCCTCGGGATGAGCCGCGACCCGCAGTTCGGCCCCCTGCTCATGTTCGGCCTCGGAGGGATTTACGTGGAAGTGCTGAAGGACGTGTCGTTCCGGCTCGCCCCCCTGTCCCGCGACGAGGCCGTGGAAATGGTCCGCGAGATCCGCGCCTACCCGCTGTTGTCCTCCTTCCGCGGGAGCTTGCCGGCGGACGAGGGGGGAATCGTCGACGCGCTGCTGCGGATATCCCGCCTGTCGATGGACTTCCCCGAGATACAGGAATTGGATATCAATCCGGCGGATCCGGTGCTGGAAAGCGTGAGCGTAAAGGCGCTGGCGGAAGCCCTCGGCGCGGAAACGGCATATGGGGAAGACCGCATGGAAACGTTGATCGAGCGGTTTTGCGTGGGGGCTATGGACATGGACGGCGCGCTTCGCGTCTTCCGGCGCGTTCCCCGAAAAGCCGTGATCACAGGCGGCCACAGGACGGACATCCAGTTGGCGGCATTGGAGACCGACACCCGTTGCCTCGTCCTGACCGGCGGAGTCCGGCCCAACGACCTGATACTGGCTCGCGCAAGGGAAAAAGGGGTGCCGATACTGGTCGTCCAGGAAGACACGCTCTTCGCGGTGGAGAAATTCGAAAACCTCCTGGGGCGGCTTCGCATCCGGGAAGCGGAAAAAATCAGGCGGGGCGTGGACCTGGTGAGGGAAAACGTCGACGTGCCGGGAATCCTGGAAGCCCTGCGCAAGGGCGGAACGGGGCGAAGATAA
- the aspS gene encoding aspartate--tRNA ligase: MTVDAFLPKHKRTLYCGQVRLEHVGKEVVLCGWVHRRRDHGGLVFVDLRDREGLVQAVFNPGDSPESHAKADALRVEYVLSVRGTVRKRPQGTENPNLPTGEVEVAVSDLAVLNESKPIPFALEDDTDVAENVRLKYRYLDLRRPAIQNVFRSRAALARSVREYFYENGFVEIETPVLTKSTPEGARDYLVPSRVNAGMFFALPQSPQLFKQILMISGYDRYAQIVKCFRDEDLRADRQPEFTQIDVEMSFIDREDIFAMMEGLMARAFKDVRGIDVPWPFRRLSYKEAMDRFGVDKPDTRFGLEIFDCTDLMKNTEFRVFSEAAAKGGVIRALVAPGLGESSRSEIAALEEVAKIGGARGLATWKVTPQGLSSSLAKFYKEEQLKSLAARVGAKPGDLILMIADEYLTACDSLGRLRLHLGEKLGLIDKTRFDFLWVVDFPLLEWDKEEKRWGAMHHPFTAPLDEDLPLLDTDPGKARAKAYDMVLNGSEIGGGSIRIHRQDVQSKMFRLLNIGPEEAMVKFGFLLEALEFGAPPHGGIAFGLDRLSMILSDAKSLRDVIAFPKTQKATCLMTDAPSPVDNKQLRELHIRVTTPEKKMN, translated from the coding sequence ATGACGGTGGACGCGTTTCTTCCGAAACATAAACGGACCCTTTATTGCGGCCAGGTTCGCCTTGAGCACGTCGGGAAGGAAGTCGTACTTTGCGGATGGGTGCATCGCCGGAGGGACCACGGCGGGCTCGTGTTCGTCGACCTGCGCGACCGGGAAGGGCTCGTCCAGGCGGTTTTCAACCCGGGCGATTCGCCGGAGTCGCATGCTAAGGCCGATGCGCTGAGGGTGGAATACGTGCTGTCAGTCCGCGGAACGGTGCGGAAACGGCCCCAGGGAACGGAGAACCCGAACCTGCCGACAGGCGAAGTCGAGGTTGCGGTATCGGATCTCGCCGTCCTGAACGAGTCGAAGCCGATCCCGTTCGCTCTCGAGGACGACACCGACGTCGCGGAGAACGTCCGCCTGAAATACCGGTACCTCGACCTGAGGCGCCCGGCGATCCAGAACGTTTTCCGGTCCCGCGCCGCTCTCGCCCGGTCCGTCCGGGAATATTTTTACGAGAATGGCTTCGTGGAGATCGAAACGCCCGTGCTGACGAAGAGCACCCCGGAAGGCGCGAGGGATTACCTGGTGCCTTCGCGGGTCAACGCGGGCATGTTCTTCGCGCTGCCGCAGTCGCCGCAGCTCTTCAAGCAGATCCTCATGATCTCCGGGTACGACCGGTACGCGCAGATCGTGAAGTGTTTCAGGGACGAGGACCTCCGCGCCGACCGCCAGCCGGAGTTCACGCAGATCGACGTGGAGATGTCGTTCATCGACCGCGAGGACATCTTCGCGATGATGGAAGGGCTGATGGCGAGGGCATTCAAGGACGTGCGCGGCATCGACGTTCCATGGCCCTTCCGCCGGTTGAGCTACAAGGAAGCGATGGACCGTTTCGGCGTCGACAAGCCGGACACCCGTTTCGGCCTGGAAATCTTCGATTGCACCGACCTGATGAAGAACACCGAGTTCCGCGTGTTCTCCGAAGCGGCGGCCAAGGGGGGAGTGATCCGCGCTCTTGTCGCGCCTGGGCTGGGGGAATCCAGCCGCTCCGAAATAGCGGCGCTGGAAGAAGTGGCGAAGATCGGCGGCGCCCGCGGACTGGCCACGTGGAAGGTCACGCCCCAGGGGCTTTCGTCGTCCCTTGCGAAATTCTACAAGGAAGAGCAGCTCAAAAGCCTCGCCGCCCGCGTCGGGGCGAAGCCGGGAGACCTGATCCTGATGATCGCGGACGAGTATCTCACCGCGTGCGATTCCCTCGGAAGGCTGCGGCTCCACCTGGGAGAGAAACTGGGCCTGATCGACAAAACCCGGTTCGATTTCCTGTGGGTGGTCGATTTCCCTCTTCTGGAGTGGGACAAGGAGGAGAAGCGCTGGGGAGCGATGCACCATCCGTTCACGGCGCCCCTCGACGAGGATCTGCCCCTGCTCGATACCGATCCCGGGAAGGCGCGCGCAAAGGCGTACGACATGGTGCTGAACGGCTCCGAGATCGGCGGCGGTAGCATCCGTATCCACCGCCAGGACGTCCAGTCGAAGATGTTCCGGCTGCTGAACATCGGGCCGGAAGAGGCGATGGTCAAGTTCGGGTTCCTGCTGGAAGCGCTCGAGTTCGGGGCCCCGCCGCACGGCGGGATCGCTTTCGGGCTGGACCGGCTGTCGATGATACTTTCCGATGCGAAGTCGCTGCGGGACGTGATCGCTTTCCCCAAGACGCAGAAGGCGACCTGTCTCATGACCGACGCTCCCTCTCCCGTGGACAACAAGCAGCTCCGCGAGCTGCACATCCGGGTGACCACGCCGGAGAAAAAAATGAATTAG